One Acinetobacter colistiniresistens DNA segment encodes these proteins:
- a CDS encoding SAM-dependent methyltransferase — protein sequence MDFIIQQSLKLVESGLVPDQAIRAAIRALSKKRLIQEGRYDPEQGAQRYMDVLNMLKQSEIAIETDKANEQHYELPTAFFQAVLGKRLKYSACFFADDITQLNEAEELTLQIYCERAQLHDGQNILELGCGWGSFTLWMAEHYPNAKITAVSNSATQRQHILAEAEKRGLENIKVITCDVNILELKENSFDRVVSVEMFEHVRNYEKLFQKIQLWLKPNGLLWCHIFCHRFLHYPFEIKSEYDWMSRYFFTGGLMPATSTFLHFQTHLELSQHWQWSGTHYEKTANAWLENMDRNAEQLKPLFEQVYTQDADAWWQRWRIFFMACAELFGFEQGQEWVVGHFLFKQKTV from the coding sequence ATGGACTTTATTATTCAGCAATCTTTGAAACTCGTTGAGAGCGGTTTAGTACCCGATCAAGCAATTCGGGCGGCGATTCGAGCGTTAAGTAAAAAGCGTTTGATTCAGGAAGGTCGCTATGATCCCGAACAGGGTGCTCAACGCTATATGGATGTACTCAATATGTTGAAGCAGAGTGAAATTGCGATTGAAACTGACAAAGCCAATGAGCAGCATTATGAATTGCCAACCGCTTTCTTTCAGGCCGTTTTAGGCAAACGATTAAAATACAGTGCCTGCTTTTTTGCTGACGATATAACCCAATTAAATGAGGCAGAAGAACTAACACTGCAAATATACTGTGAGCGGGCGCAACTACATGATGGTCAGAATATTTTGGAACTGGGCTGTGGTTGGGGATCTTTTACCTTATGGATGGCAGAGCATTATCCGAACGCCAAGATTACTGCTGTTTCTAACTCCGCAACGCAACGCCAACATATTTTAGCTGAAGCGGAAAAACGTGGTCTGGAAAATATTAAGGTGATTACTTGTGATGTAAATATTCTCGAATTAAAAGAAAACTCGTTTGATCGTGTTGTTTCTGTAGAAATGTTTGAGCATGTTAGAAACTATGAAAAATTATTTCAGAAAATTCAATTATGGCTCAAACCCAATGGATTGTTATGGTGTCATATTTTTTGCCATCGCTTCTTACATTATCCATTTGAAATAAAAAGTGAATATGACTGGATGTCACGCTACTTCTTTACGGGGGGATTAATGCCAGCAACGTCTACATTTTTGCATTTTCAAACACATCTGGAGTTATCACAGCATTGGCAGTGGTCAGGCACACACTACGAAAAAACAGCAAATGCCTGGCTTGAAAACATGGATCGTAACGCTGAACAACTCAAACCACTTTTCGAGCAGGTATATACACAGGATGCCGATGCTTGGTGGCAACGTTGGCGTATCTTTTTTATGGCTTGCGCGGAATTG
- a CDS encoding SAM-dependent methyltransferase translates to MIKTLIFGENDSLPLVLRSLLKLRHGQIHFRGEWNGTVGEISDLEVTIDVHDKALMNLIFKNGVLGAAEGYIHGYWSSNNLVELIQILARNRHVLDQINQNILSQASQLILKAWYKTRKNSLSGSRKNIAEHYDLSNDFFKLFLDSSMMYSSAVYKQTHMTLEQASDYKKELICEKLQLKPMDHVVEIGSGWGGFAIYAAQHYGCKVTTITISQAQYDEANKRIAAAGLSHRVQVELKDYRLLEGKFDKLVSIEMIEAVGEQYLSTYFNQCRSLLKPNGLGLIQAITIEDARYKKALSTVDYIKRYIFPGSFIPCISVLTQAASEQKLRLKHLEDIGLSYAETLHQWRERFLNAKAEVLALGFDEQFIRMWDFYLCYCEGGFKEGVISNVQLLFEASPYSP, encoded by the coding sequence ATGATAAAAACGCTTATTTTCGGTGAAAATGATTCACTGCCATTGGTTTTACGGAGCTTGCTCAAACTTCGTCATGGTCAAATCCATTTCCGTGGTGAATGGAATGGTACGGTCGGTGAAATTTCTGATTTAGAAGTAACGATAGACGTACATGATAAAGCCCTGATGAACCTGATTTTTAAAAATGGTGTGCTTGGGGCTGCAGAAGGTTATATTCACGGATATTGGAGTAGTAACAATCTGGTTGAATTGATCCAAATTTTGGCTAGAAATCGCCATGTTCTCGATCAAATCAATCAAAATATACTTTCCCAAGCAAGCCAACTGATTTTAAAAGCGTGGTATAAAACACGTAAAAATTCATTATCAGGCAGCCGTAAAAACATTGCAGAGCATTATGATCTTAGCAATGATTTTTTCAAACTCTTTCTTGACTCTTCCATGATGTATTCTAGTGCAGTGTATAAGCAAACACACATGACATTAGAGCAAGCATCTGATTATAAAAAAGAATTGATCTGTGAAAAATTACAGTTGAAACCCATGGACCATGTCGTTGAAATCGGAAGCGGCTGGGGTGGTTTTGCGATTTATGCAGCCCAGCATTATGGCTGTAAAGTGACCACAATTACGATTTCACAAGCTCAATATGATGAAGCAAATAAACGTATTGCGGCGGCAGGCCTAAGCCATCGTGTACAGGTTGAACTCAAAGATTACCGTTTATTGGAAGGGAAATTCGACAAACTGGTTTCCATCGAAATGATCGAAGCTGTGGGAGAACAATATTTATCAACTTACTTTAATCAATGTAGATCCTTACTCAAGCCAAATGGTTTGGGATTGATTCAGGCCATTACGATTGAAGATGCACGCTATAAAAAAGCATTAAGTACAGTGGATTATATCAAGCGCTATATTTTTCCGGGTAGCTTTATTCCATGTATTAGTGTGCTGACTCAAGCCGCATCTGAACAGAAGCTGCGTTTAAAACATCTTGAAGATATTGGGCTTAGCTATGCCGAAACGCTTCATCAATGGCGTGAACGTTTTTTAAATGCCAAGGCAGAAGTATTGGCATTGGGTTTTGATGAACAATTTATTCGAATGTGGGATTTCTATCTTTGCTACTGCGAAGGTGGCTTTAAAGAAGGTGTGATTAGTAATGTACAGCTTTTATTCGAAGCAAGCCCTTATTCACCATAA
- a CDS encoding DUF1365 domain-containing protein, protein MLQTPLAIAKAKIRHRRFIPKAHQFEATLSYLYFDPDQITKKLRHSWLCSTAHWNILKLDENDFLKGYTGNLRQRIKKILLQQVDVVLPIQSAIRVLALPRMLGFSFNSVVFYFIFNAQQQLVFILTEITNTPWKERKVYVHDCRERLEAHSGYHGAEFEFQKSFHVSPFMPMDIQYKWRFNFSDIQNVIHMQLYQTQKLIFDATMLFELENITVPSQLDRYAVHYVFEPFKMLASIYVQAFYLWRKKVPFYRHPKKDKDLKQDDKNAYFR, encoded by the coding sequence ATGTTGCAAACTCCACTTGCTATCGCAAAAGCTAAAATTAGACATCGTCGATTTATCCCCAAGGCTCATCAATTTGAAGCAACCTTAAGCTATTTATATTTTGATCCAGATCAGATCACAAAGAAACTCCGTCATTCATGGTTGTGTTCAACAGCACACTGGAATATTTTAAAGCTAGACGAAAATGATTTTTTGAAGGGCTATACTGGGAATTTAAGGCAAAGAATAAAAAAAATCTTATTGCAACAAGTAGATGTGGTCTTACCGATACAATCAGCAATTCGTGTCTTGGCTTTACCAAGAATGCTTGGTTTCAGTTTTAATTCTGTGGTGTTTTATTTCATTTTTAATGCTCAGCAACAGCTTGTTTTTATCTTGACAGAGATCACCAACACCCCTTGGAAAGAACGTAAAGTTTATGTGCATGATTGTCGTGAGAGGTTAGAAGCGCATTCTGGCTATCATGGTGCAGAGTTCGAATTTCAAAAAAGTTTTCATGTTTCTCCATTTATGCCGATGGATATTCAGTACAAATGGCGCTTTAACTTTTCTGATATTCAAAACGTGATTCATATGCAGCTTTATCAAACACAAAAATTAATTTTTGATGCAACGATGCTTTTTGAATTGGAAAATATCACAGTTCCTTCACAGCTTGATCGTTATGCTGTTCATTATGTTTTTGAACCTTTCAAAATGCTCGCTTCGATATATGTACAAGCGTTTTATTTATGGCGAAAGAAAGTTCCATTTTATCGGCACCCTAAAAAAGATAAGGATTTAAAACAAGATGATAAAAACGCTTATTTTCGGTGA
- a CDS encoding NAD(P)/FAD-dependent oxidoreductase, which produces MNIAIVGSGISGMYAAWKLSKKHNVTIFEKENYFGGHTDTHEFRIDQKNLSIDSGFIVFNAYNYPLFSAMIAELGVQAQSSDMSFSVNNQVTGLQYNPSKKWSLLVRPQNFLNKKFRLMLSDLLRFYKENKDISVEESNPELTIDQYLNLHGYSQVFRDEHLYPMCGALWSSPVDQVGNIPYKFVISFFQHHRMLQLKDRPQWQTVKGGSISYIYAIQRHCPTIVWKKNQVKQVIRSHDHISIVTAQAEEQFDWVIFASHADDTLKLLSEPSETEREILGCFDYQDNRMVVHSDTAIMPKSRSQWASWHVHVTPQPQTEQQTLAENVHFGFTYWMNSLQNLNCKTQVFSTLNPNTPIAKDKIYIERHYRHPVFNKNALEAQSRWHELNGKHCSSFCGAYWGWGFHEDGARSAERVVEHLMTMADE; this is translated from the coding sequence ATGAACATTGCAATCGTTGGCTCTGGTATCTCTGGAATGTATGCAGCTTGGAAACTCTCAAAAAAGCATAATGTTACTATTTTTGAAAAAGAAAATTATTTTGGTGGGCATACAGATACCCATGAGTTTAGGATTGATCAAAAGAACCTAAGCATAGACAGCGGTTTTATTGTTTTCAATGCGTATAACTATCCTCTCTTTAGTGCCATGATTGCCGAGTTAGGGGTGCAGGCGCAAAGCAGTGACATGAGTTTTTCCGTGAATAACCAAGTGACAGGACTTCAATATAATCCTTCAAAAAAATGGTCCTTATTGGTTAGACCACAAAACTTTTTAAATAAGAAATTTAGATTGATGCTGTCAGATTTACTTCGTTTTTATAAAGAAAATAAAGATATTTCTGTCGAAGAAAGTAATCCTGAATTAACCATTGACCAGTATTTAAATCTTCATGGGTATTCACAAGTATTTAGAGACGAGCACCTCTATCCAATGTGTGGTGCGCTTTGGTCAAGTCCTGTTGATCAAGTGGGGAATATTCCCTACAAGTTTGTGATCAGTTTTTTTCAGCACCATCGTATGTTGCAATTAAAAGATCGACCGCAGTGGCAAACAGTTAAAGGTGGTTCAATATCCTACATCTACGCAATTCAGCGCCACTGTCCAACAATTGTCTGGAAAAAAAACCAAGTAAAGCAAGTGATCAGAAGTCATGATCATATTTCTATTGTAACAGCACAGGCAGAAGAGCAATTTGATTGGGTCATTTTTGCAAGTCATGCCGATGATACATTAAAACTTTTGAGTGAGCCTTCCGAGACAGAGCGTGAAATCTTAGGTTGTTTTGATTATCAAGATAATCGTATGGTGGTACATAGTGATACAGCAATTATGCCGAAATCCCGATCACAGTGGGCGAGCTGGCATGTTCATGTGACTCCTCAGCCTCAAACTGAACAACAGACCTTGGCTGAAAATGTTCATTTTGGCTTTACTTACTGGATGAACAGCTTGCAAAACTTGAACTGTAAAACACAAGTTTTTTCTACACTTAATCCCAATACACCGATAGCCAAAGATAAGATTTATATTGAAAGACATTATCGACATCCCGTATTTAATAAAAATGCGCTTGAGGCCCAATCCCGTTGGCATGAATTAAATGGTAAACATTGCAGTTCATTTTGTGGGGCGTATTGGGGGTGGGGATTTCACGAAGATGGGGCAAGGAGTGCCGAACGTGTAGTAGAACATTTAATGACTATGGCTGATGAATAG
- a CDS encoding acyl-CoA desaturase, with protein sequence MLKFFLGWIDSWSNTDRLGSNPVDGPKSTKDTQIQWLRIIPFILLHLACLAVFWVGVSWFAIIFMVIFYVIRMFAITAFFHRYLSHKTFQTSRPIQFIFLLLGTMSAQRGPLWWAAHHRNHHRFTDTEQDPHSSIHGFWYSHIGWFLNAQNFSTRKNLIKDWLKFPEIIWLDRFSLPIVLMTAFAIYLLGEWLAVAHPNLGTSGLQLLVWGFVISTVLLIHATLCINSLAHLYGSRDFDTPDSSRNNLLLSIITLGEGWHNNHHYYAGSTRQGFFWWQIDITYYVLKAMSWLGLIWAIKPVPQRIYAAYKNQKQNLKINVIKIQTKESS encoded by the coding sequence ATGCTTAAATTTTTTCTGGGATGGATAGATAGTTGGTCAAATACAGATAGGCTTGGATCAAATCCAGTTGATGGCCCTAAAAGTACCAAAGATACTCAAATCCAATGGTTGAGAATTATTCCATTTATCTTATTGCACCTTGCTTGTTTGGCTGTTTTTTGGGTAGGAGTTTCATGGTTTGCGATTATTTTTATGGTCATATTTTATGTGATCAGAATGTTTGCAATTACTGCTTTTTTTCATCGTTATTTATCCCATAAAACATTTCAAACCTCACGTCCTATACAATTTATATTCCTGCTTTTAGGAACAATGAGTGCACAACGCGGTCCACTTTGGTGGGCAGCACATCATAGAAATCATCATCGCTTTACCGACACTGAGCAAGATCCTCATTCATCTATACATGGTTTTTGGTACAGCCATATTGGATGGTTTTTAAATGCACAGAATTTTTCGACGCGCAAAAATCTCATCAAGGACTGGTTAAAGTTTCCTGAAATCATTTGGTTAGATCGCTTTAGCTTACCCATTGTTTTAATGACCGCTTTTGCTATCTATCTATTGGGCGAGTGGCTCGCTGTTGCTCATCCGAATTTAGGCACTTCTGGACTGCAATTATTGGTCTGGGGATTTGTTATTTCAACTGTGTTATTGATTCATGCGACTTTATGTATTAACTCACTTGCCCATTTATATGGCAGCAGAGATTTTGATACTCCAGATAGTAGTCGTAACAATCTTCTTCTATCAATTATAACGCTAGGTGAGGGATGGCATAACAATCATCATTATTATGCAGGTAGTACTCGACAAGGATTTTTCTGGTGGCAAATCGATATCACCTATTATGTGTTAAAAGCAATGTCTTGGTTGGGCTTGATTTGGGCAATAAAACCTGTGCCACAACGTATTTATGCTGCTTATAAAAACCAAAAACAAAATCTTAAAATCAACGTAATCAAAATTCAAACGAAGGAGTCTTCATGA
- a CDS encoding lipocalin family protein, which produces MQLGKPTVIFPALIASFGFLGSFASHAEPQTLRAVDKIEVNKYVGKWYEIAHFPMYFQRKCVSNTTANYSINADQTIAVINSCRTKAGETIRSEGVAYPQNAGNSMLKVSFLPSGLRWIPFTKGDYWVLRVDSNYRVALVGGPSHKYLWILSRDPNLDAATYQSYVQTARDYGYDVSKLVRTPQKK; this is translated from the coding sequence ATGCAGCTTGGCAAGCCAACAGTGATTTTTCCTGCTTTGATCGCTTCTTTCGGTTTTCTTGGTTCTTTTGCATCGCATGCAGAACCCCAGACTCTTAGAGCAGTAGATAAGATTGAAGTAAATAAGTATGTCGGTAAGTGGTATGAAATAGCACATTTCCCAATGTATTTTCAGCGAAAATGTGTGAGTAATACTACAGCCAACTATTCAATCAACGCTGATCAAACTATTGCGGTCATTAACAGTTGCCGTACCAAAGCAGGTGAAACGATCCGTTCTGAAGGTGTTGCTTATCCACAAAATGCAGGGAATAGTATGCTAAAAGTTAGCTTCTTGCCTTCTGGATTACGATGGATTCCGTTCACCAAAGGAGATTACTGGGTTCTAAGAGTTGATTCTAATTACCGTGTCGCATTGGTCGGAGGCCCATCTCATAAGTACCTGTGGATATTATCAAGAGATCCGAATCTGGATGCGGCAACGTATCAATCGTATGTGCAAACTGCACGGGATTATGGATATGATGTGTCTAAGCTGGTTCGCACGCCACAGAAAAAATAA
- the msuE gene encoding FMN reductase: protein MSYSNDKPLNIVAVSGGLNSPSKTESLIQTILDELAQAIEINVRFVKLSEIGPLLGGAIYRSQLPKQVQDDLAAIEAADALIVGTPVYRASFTGLFKHLFDFVEQTALVDVPVLLAASGGSDRHALVLEHQLRPLFSFFQAQTLPIGVYATDRDFTPEYTVKSEALNDRILLAVARALPILQWAPAKGLREQKVKAKSEQANRDLSINKQVEQDSILPSIEVPDLEVAEARLHHKTTVAV from the coding sequence ATGTCATATTCAAATGATAAACCACTTAACATTGTCGCGGTTTCAGGTGGGCTTAACAGCCCCTCAAAAACTGAAAGTTTGATTCAAACGATCTTGGATGAATTAGCGCAAGCAATAGAAATAAATGTGAGATTTGTAAAACTCAGTGAGATTGGTCCTTTATTGGGTGGTGCAATTTATCGGAGTCAATTACCCAAGCAAGTACAGGATGATTTGGCTGCTATTGAAGCCGCTGATGCCTTAATTGTGGGCACACCAGTATATCGTGCTTCTTTTACGGGGTTGTTTAAACATTTATTTGATTTTGTTGAGCAGACCGCTTTAGTGGATGTCCCCGTATTACTGGCAGCATCAGGTGGGAGTGACCGACATGCTTTGGTACTTGAGCACCAACTTCGTCCTTTGTTCAGCTTTTTTCAGGCACAGACTTTGCCTATCGGTGTTTATGCAACAGACCGAGACTTTACGCCTGAATATACAGTCAAGAGTGAAGCCTTGAATGACCGTATTTTGCTTGCCGTTGCTCGAGCGTTACCAATTTTGCAATGGGCACCAGCGAAAGGATTACGTGAGCAAAAGGTCAAAGCTAAATCAGAACAGGCCAATCGAGACTTGAGTATCAATAAACAAGTTGAACAAGATTCTATATTACCCTCTATTGAGGTGCCTGATTTAGAAGTTGCGGAAGCAAGACTACACCATAAAACGACTGTAGCCGTATAG
- a CDS encoding LLM class flavin-dependent oxidoreductase, with product MGIEFFTRLPLHGEAEFLAGDPRNRGDWARVSGVENTGATSNYQVGDDFTYIDYLAQVARAAEINGFAGALMVNAPTGEEPWTVCSLLARETKRLNFVTAFQPYHFSPYNAVQSAATYQRATGNRLVWNIINGGSEFIQRQVGDATPHDDRYIRAAEFLDVVKGYWHNESFHYQGKYYSAEGGGLKYPLNKAELPIICTAGSSEAAREFGAKHADYYLMRAEKPSEIAALIADVRQRAAKYGRDNIKFGLSIDTIARRTEQEALSEAQRYLDEAAEKQRLHASAAHAGLRSARVLSFEKEYADKDGSKNVNDFFIHPNVWSGFGYIGIPPGVALVGSYQQIVERIKEYNSIGIDLFFLAGYPHLEEAYRLGEHVLPHFKNQRQALQRIPEESKYRIA from the coding sequence ATGGGAATTGAATTTTTTACTCGCCTACCTTTACATGGTGAAGCTGAATTTCTGGCTGGAGATCCTCGAAATCGTGGGGATTGGGCAAGGGTATCTGGCGTGGAAAATACGGGAGCGACATCTAACTATCAAGTCGGGGATGACTTTACTTATATTGACTATTTAGCACAGGTGGCGCGCGCAGCAGAAATCAATGGTTTCGCAGGTGCTTTGATGGTCAATGCACCAACAGGAGAGGAGCCTTGGACGGTGTGTTCGCTATTGGCGAGAGAAACCAAGCGACTGAATTTTGTGACTGCATTCCAGCCTTATCACTTTAGTCCATATAACGCCGTACAAAGTGCAGCAACCTACCAACGTGCAACAGGTAACCGTCTGGTGTGGAATATCATTAATGGAGGTTCTGAATTCATTCAGCGTCAAGTTGGCGATGCCACGCCTCATGATGACCGTTATATTCGTGCCGCAGAATTTTTAGATGTGGTGAAAGGATATTGGCACAATGAATCATTCCATTATCAAGGCAAATATTATTCTGCTGAGGGTGGAGGACTGAAATATCCGCTCAACAAGGCTGAGTTACCGATTATTTGTACTGCAGGTTCTTCTGAAGCCGCACGTGAGTTTGGCGCAAAGCACGCAGATTATTATTTAATGCGTGCTGAAAAACCAAGTGAGATTGCTGCATTGATTGCGGATGTACGTCAACGTGCTGCGAAGTATGGTCGAGACAACATCAAGTTTGGTCTATCCATTGATACAATTGCTCGCCGTACAGAACAGGAAGCTTTATCTGAGGCGCAACGCTATTTAGATGAAGCAGCAGAGAAGCAACGTTTGCATGCTTCAGCTGCCCATGCAGGACTCAGATCAGCGCGGGTACTCAGTTTTGAAAAAGAATATGCGGATAAAGATGGCAGCAAAAATGTGAATGATTTCTTCATTCATCCCAATGTTTGGTCTGGCTTTGGCTACATTGGTATCCCTCCAGGTGTTGCTTTGGTGGGTAGCTACCAACAGATTGTTGAACGCATTAAGGAATATAACAGTATTGGAATCGACTTGTTCTTCCTTGCCGGTTATCCGCATTTAGAAGAAGCTTATCGCTTAGGTGAACATGTTCTGCCACATTTTAAAAACCAACGTCAGGCATTACAGCGTATACCAGAAGAATCAAAGTATCGTATTGCCTAG